Proteins from one Monodelphis domestica isolate mMonDom1 chromosome 6, mMonDom1.pri, whole genome shotgun sequence genomic window:
- the VN2R635 gene encoding vomeronasal 2 receptor 635 precursor (The RefSeq protein has 10 substitutions compared to this genomic sequence): MLFGKLGMFFSRLFVILIFQVSFSEYQMGEPPCHLKRGYSPTYTKEGDIVIGAFLSLFIQSELKMDKDSFTYSPDRVRINPRFMLKHYQHFLTVQFAVDEINKDPHLLPNVTLGYQFLNNFHQIQLAVESSLIWLSGKGPTIPNYSCDRQHKSVIAIGGMSSKLSMAMARLLGLYKVPQLSYGPFDLVLSDEVLYPYVYQLGSRESTLHLAAVQLMLHFGWTWVGLIISDDLTGEQFFRALKEEMAWNGICLAFTERAPELFQKEHDEFKLLSRILWSSSKVIFIYGNTDSLGEISELLNAYKLHGKMLITTSSWDFSADSKNLIMSNFHGTLMFSYFEREIPGFTDFLSSVHPRANPEDFFQKSFWEVVFDCKLSEISSVDIAHERCEENSSFSQVSHIYLNEIIIGKSFNIYNGVYLFARALHHMLQTETKDVSELVANPLLSWKLHHFLKCVNTINGSKDELCGDGTSMTAETYDIMNYKSFPGRFSVEVKVGEVIPQEKVLSINEEDIDWPEDFPQIPSSTCSVACSPGYRKQSLEGQPICCFDCTLCPDGNISNKTDAEECIQCPEDQYPSKEKDRCLPKIVTYLAYEETLGMILASAALCFSILTTFVLGVFVMHRDTPIVKANNRSLSYILLTSLSLCFLSSLLFIGRPTPANCVLRQTTFAIVFTVAIASILAKTITVVVAFRATKPGSKLRRWLRPAVSYFLIFTCTLIQMCLCGIWLGTYPPFLEMDIYSEVSSIVIQCNEGSLVTFYCVLGYMGFLALVSFTLAFLARNLPDTFNEAKYLTFSMLVFCSVWISFLPAYQSTKGKVMVAMEIFSILVSSAGILTCIFAPKCYVILLCSDRNTLKIMKNKANP; encoded by the exons atgcGTTTTGGTAAACTGGGAATGTTTTTCTCAAGATTATTTGTGATCCTGATTTTTcaggtttctttttctgaatacCAAATGGGAGAGCCTCCTTGTCACTTAAAAAGAGGTTACAGTCCCACATATACAAAGGAAGGAGACATAGTTATAGGGGCCTTCCTCTCCCTGTTTATACAAAGTGAACTTAAAATGGACAAGGATTCTTTCACATATTCTCCAGACAGGGTAAGGATAAATCCGCg GTTCATGCTCAAACATTACCAACATTTTCTCACTGTCCAATTTGCTGTGGATGAGATCAACAAGGACCCCCATCTCCTGCCCAATGTAACTCTGGGATATCAGTTTCTCAATAACTTTCATCAAATTCAATTGGCTGTGGAGAGTTCTTTGATATGGTTGTCTGGGAAGGGTCCAACTATCCCTAACTATAGCTGTGACAGGCAGCATAAATCTGTGATTGCCATTGGAGGGATGTCATCTAAACTGTCCATGGCTATGGCCAGGTTGTTAGGACTATACAAAGTCCCACAG CTCAGCTATGGCCCATTTGATCTTCTCCTGTCTGATGAGGTCCTGTATCCATATGTCTATCAGCTGGGCAGCAGGGAATCCACTCTGCACTTGGCAGCAGTTCAACTGATGCTACATTTTGGCTGGACTTGGGTGGGGCTGGTTATTTCAGATGACCTGACAGGGGAACAATTCTTCAGGACTCTGAAAGAGGAGATGGCCTCGAATGGTATGTGTCTGGCTTTTACAGAACGAGCTCCTGAACTCTTTCAAAAGGAGCATGATGAATTTAAACTCTTGTCTAGGATTCTTCGGTCCTCATCCAAAGTGATTTTCATCTATGGCAACACCGACTCCCTTGGCGAAATTTCTGAATTATTGAATGCATATAAATTGCATGGGAAGATGTTGATTACCACCTCATCCTGGGATTTTTCTGCAGATTCCAAGAATATAATAATGAGCAATTTTCATGGAACATTGatgttttcttattttgagaGGGAGATCCCTGGTTTCACAGATTTCCTAAGCAGTGTGCATCCCCGTGCCAACCCTGAGGACTTTTTCCAAAAGTCTTTCTGGGAGGTGGTCTTTGATTGTAAACTTTCAGAAATAAGTTCTGTAGATATCGCACATGAACGATGTGAGGAAAATTCATCCTTCTCACAGGTATCACATATTTATTTGAACGAGATCATAATTGGAAAGAGTTTTAATATCTACAATGGAGTTTATTTATTTGCTCGTGCTCTCCACCATATGCTTCAGACTGAAACAAAAGATGTTTCAGAACTTGTAGCAAACCCACTTCTTTCTTGGAAG CTCCATCACTTCCTGAAGTGTGTTAATACCATCAATGGAAGCAAAGATGAGTTATGTGGAGATGGAACCTCCATGACTGCTGAGACCTATGATATCATGAATTATAAATCATTTCCTGGTAGATTTTCAGTAGAGGTCAAAGTTGGAGAAGTGATTCCTCAGGAAAAAGTGTTAAGTATTAATGAAGAAGACATAGATTGGCCAGAAGATTTCCCCCAG ATTCCAAGTTCCACATGCAGTGTGGCCTGTAGCCCTGGTTACAGGAAACAGTCTCTTGAAGGCCAGCCCATCTGCTGCTTTGATTGTACCCTATGCCCTGATggaaatatttccaataaaaCAG ATGCAGAAGAGTGTATTCAGTGCCCTGAAGATCAGTACCCCAGCAAGGAGAAAGACAGATGCCTGCCCAAGATAGTGACTTACCTGGCTTATGAAGAGACTTTGGGAATGATTCTGGCCTCTGCAGCTCTCTGCTTCTCCATTCTCACCACCTTTGTCCTTGGAGTGTTTGTGATGCACAGAGACACCCCCATAGTTAAAGCCAACAATCGCAGTCTCAGCTACATTCTGCTTACCTCTCTCActctttgcttcctttcttccttactctTCATTGGTCGTCCTACACCAGCCAACTGTGTCTTAAGGCAAACCACATTTGTCATTGTGTTCACGGTGGCTATTGCTTCCATCTTGGCCAAAACCATCACTGTGGTTGTGGCCTTTAGAGCCACTAAACCAGGGAGCAAGCTCAGGAGGTGGCTGAGACCAGCAGTATCTTATTTTCTGATTTTCACTTGTACCCTTATCCAGATGTGCCTCTGCGGCATCTGGCTGGGGACATATCCCCCATTCCTTGAGATGGATATATACTCTGAGGTTTCCTCGATTGTCATTCAGTGCAATGAGGGCTCCCTTGTTACCTTCTACTGTGTCCTTGGCTACATGGGCTTCCTGGCCTTGGTCAGCTTTACATTGGCTTTCCTGGCAAGGAATCTGCCAGACACTTTCAATGAAGCCAAGTACCTGACCTTCAGCATGCTGGTGTTTTGCAGTGTCTGGATTTCCTTCTTGCCAGCATATCAGAGCACCAAAGGGAAGGTCATGGTGGCCATGGAGATCTTTTCCATCTTGGTCTCCAGTGCTGGGATTCTCACCTGTATCTTTGCTCCCAAATGCTATGTGATACTTCTGTGTTCAGACAGAAACACCCTGAAGATAATGAAAAACAAAGCTAATCCCTGA